The Chloroflexota bacterium genome has a window encoding:
- a CDS encoding integrase, with amino-acid sequence MLSNVRQSRRRFFVAAQYHFKRWLKPNTLSLVRGTTADLTRGKADLVAENALLRQQLIILQRQSKHPQLNNFDRIKLLLLARATPFWKQALLIVQPGTLLRWHRELFRIIWRRKSNPKSQSPRIPAETISLIRQMAADNLTWGAERIRGELLKPGIKVSKRTVQKYMARNDTPSPSGQTWATFLM; translated from the coding sequence ATGCTATCAAACGTCCGTCAATCCCGCCGTCGATTCTTCGTTGCCGCGCAATATCACTTCAAACGCTGGCTCAAACCCAACACCCTTTCCCTTGTGCGTGGTACTACCGCCGACTTGACGCGCGGCAAAGCCGATCTCGTCGCCGAAAACGCCCTCCTGCGTCAGCAACTCATTATCCTTCAACGCCAGAGCAAGCATCCGCAACTCAATAACTTCGATCGCATCAAACTGCTGTTGCTCGCCCGAGCCACTCCATTCTGGAAGCAAGCGCTGCTCATTGTCCAACCCGGTACCCTTCTGCGTTGGCACCGTGAACTGTTCCGCATCATCTGGCGGCGTAAGTCCAATCCCAAGTCACAATCACCGAGAATCCCTGCTGAGACCATTTCACTCATCCGGCAAATGGCCGCGGACAACCTGACCTGGGGAGCGGAACGCATTCGGGGCGAACTCCTCAAACCGGGCATCAAAGTCAGCAAACGCACGGTCCAGAAGTATATGGCACGTAATGATACGCCAAGCCCTTCAGGTCAGACCTGGGCCACCTTTTTGATGA